One Lysobacter enzymogenes DNA segment encodes these proteins:
- a CDS encoding TonB-dependent hemoglobin/transferrin/lactoferrin family receptor: MSRVHTPAASARPVSVSVLPARSALALALLLALPAAQAADAPDAAGGEVNELNRVVVSATRTERAVQDVPATVSAIDRERMDNELTRNIRDLFRYEPGIDVGGNRERFGLGDIRIRGLGGNRVRVLVDGVSVSDGFSIGSFSNAGRNFVDLDTVKEVEIVRGPSSALHGSDALGGVVSFVTKDPADYLKDGATSYFGLKLGAESQNEGLYGSVTAAFGGDRWSGLVVVNHHQGKETENQGDNDAHDGSRTRANPQRFEGRSLLTKLVYAPSDNQRFRLTVEGSEDRTTTDVFSALGLSALTPGLPPTAPRTRVASMAGNDHQTRARVAFAHEIDSLDSVLADSLRWQVYRQDSETTQRTREQRASVVAGRDTSPSLRLREFNFDQRVYGAEATAHKDFATGSVEHTLTYGFEYEQTEFRQKRDGRSINLTNGVVSSTISPDAFPVRDFPISKTRNAGVFVQDEIRFADGAFRLVPAVRVDRYELKPQSDAIWNGDNPGVKISDLSKTSVSPKLGAVWHFAQDWSLYGGYQRGFRAPPYSDVNLGFTNLQFGYTAIPNADLKPETSNGYELGLRYSGKAVYAQLSGYYNDYKDFIESNRQVSAPPQTPLIVFQSQNVDKARIRGVELRGGVDFGALYPSLAGWSTRFAAAYSKGEDKTDDRPLESIAPLTATVGVAYDRESWGVELAGRFARHKTDLPEANRFAAPGYGVLDLLAHWDFAPGAKFNVGVFNLGDKKYWDSGDVPGALTASSAILDRYTAPGRNVGASVAVSW; the protein is encoded by the coding sequence ATGTCCCGCGTCCATACCCCGGCTGCGTCCGCGCGCCCTGTTTCCGTCTCCGTCCTCCCCGCGCGCTCCGCGCTGGCCCTCGCCCTGTTGCTGGCGCTGCCGGCCGCGCAGGCCGCAGACGCGCCCGACGCCGCCGGCGGCGAAGTCAACGAACTCAACCGCGTGGTCGTCAGCGCCACCCGCACCGAGCGCGCCGTGCAGGACGTGCCGGCCACGGTCAGCGCGATCGACCGCGAGCGCATGGACAACGAACTGACCCGCAACATCCGCGACCTGTTCCGCTACGAACCCGGCATCGACGTCGGCGGCAACCGCGAGCGCTTCGGCCTGGGCGACATCCGCATCCGCGGCCTCGGCGGCAACCGCGTGCGCGTGCTGGTCGACGGCGTCTCGGTCTCCGACGGCTTCTCGATCGGCAGCTTCTCCAACGCCGGCCGCAATTTCGTCGACCTGGATACGGTCAAGGAAGTCGAGATCGTGCGCGGCCCGTCGAGCGCGCTGCACGGCTCCGACGCGCTCGGCGGCGTGGTCTCGTTCGTGACCAAGGACCCGGCCGATTACCTCAAGGACGGCGCGACTTCGTACTTCGGCCTCAAGCTCGGCGCCGAAAGCCAGAACGAAGGCCTCTACGGCAGCGTCACCGCCGCGTTCGGCGGCGACCGCTGGTCCGGCCTGGTCGTGGTCAACCACCACCAGGGCAAGGAGACCGAGAACCAGGGCGACAACGACGCCCACGACGGCAGCCGCACCCGCGCCAACCCGCAGCGCTTCGAAGGTCGCAGCCTGCTGACCAAGCTGGTGTACGCGCCGAGCGACAACCAGCGCTTCCGCCTGACCGTGGAAGGCAGCGAAGACCGCACCACCACCGACGTGTTCAGCGCCCTGGGCCTGAGCGCGCTGACCCCGGGCCTGCCGCCGACCGCGCCGCGCACGCGGGTGGCGTCGATGGCCGGCAACGACCACCAGACCCGCGCGCGTGTGGCCTTCGCCCACGAGATCGACTCGCTCGACAGCGTCCTGGCCGATTCGCTGCGCTGGCAGGTCTACCGCCAGGACAGCGAGACCACCCAGCGCACCCGCGAGCAGCGCGCCAGCGTGGTCGCCGGCCGCGACACCAGCCCGAGCCTGCGCCTGCGCGAGTTCAATTTCGACCAGCGCGTCTACGGCGCCGAGGCCACCGCGCACAAGGATTTCGCCACCGGCTCGGTCGAGCACACGCTCACCTACGGCTTCGAGTACGAGCAGACCGAGTTCCGCCAGAAGCGCGACGGCCGCTCGATCAACCTGACCAACGGCGTCGTCAGCAGCACGATCTCGCCCGACGCGTTCCCGGTGCGCGATTTCCCGATCAGCAAGACCCGCAACGCCGGTGTGTTCGTGCAGGACGAGATCCGCTTCGCCGACGGCGCGTTCCGGCTGGTGCCGGCGGTGCGCGTGGACCGCTACGAACTCAAGCCGCAGAGCGACGCGATCTGGAACGGCGACAACCCGGGCGTGAAGATCAGCGACCTCAGCAAGACCAGCGTCTCGCCCAAGCTCGGCGCGGTCTGGCACTTCGCCCAGGACTGGTCGCTGTACGGCGGCTACCAGCGCGGCTTCCGCGCGCCGCCCTACAGCGACGTCAACCTCGGCTTCACCAACCTGCAGTTCGGCTACACCGCGATCCCCAACGCCGACCTCAAGCCCGAGACCAGCAACGGCTACGAGCTGGGCCTGCGCTACAGCGGCAAGGCGGTGTACGCGCAGCTGTCGGGCTATTACAACGACTACAAGGACTTCATCGAGTCCAACCGCCAGGTCAGCGCCCCGCCGCAGACGCCGTTGATCGTGTTCCAGTCGCAGAACGTGGACAAGGCGCGCATCCGCGGCGTCGAGTTGCGTGGCGGCGTGGACTTCGGCGCGCTGTATCCGTCGCTGGCCGGCTGGTCGACCCGCTTCGCCGCCGCCTACAGCAAGGGCGAGGACAAGACCGACGACCGCCCGCTGGAATCGATCGCGCCGCTGACCGCGACCGTCGGCGTGGCCTACGACCGCGAAAGCTGGGGCGTGGAGCTGGCCGGTCGCTTCGCCCGCCACAAGACCGACCTGCCCGAGGCCAACCGCTTCGCGGCGCCGGGCTACGGCGTGCTCGACTTGCTCGCGCACTGGGACTTCGCTCCGGGCGCCAAGTTCAACGTCGGCGTGTTCAACCTCGGCGACAAGAAGTACTGGGACAGCGGCGACGTCCCGGGCGCGCTGACCGCGTCCAGCGCCATCCTCGACCGCTACACCGCGCCGGGCCGCAACGTCGGCGCCAGCGTGGCGGTGAGCTGGTAA
- the hemP gene encoding hemin uptake protein HemP → MSLRNPVLQLKPRTDRSLAVVAPPVAAVAPAAAAASAVVAAAQGGLVESAALLRGAREVLIRHGGEVYRLRHTRNDKLILTK, encoded by the coding sequence ATGTCTCTGCGCAACCCCGTGCTGCAGTTGAAGCCCCGTACTGATCGTTCCCTGGCCGTCGTCGCCCCGCCGGTGGCGGCGGTCGCGCCGGCCGCCGCGGCGGCCTCGGCCGTCGTCGCCGCCGCCCAGGGCGGACTGGTCGAAAGCGCCGCGCTGCTCCGCGGCGCGCGCGAAGTCCTGATCCGCCACGGCGGCGAGGTCTATCGCCTGCGCCATACCCGCAACGACAAGCTGATCCTGACCAAGTAA
- a CDS encoding Hemin transport protein, translating into MRAAPASAFALLPQRGGARAALPAPERLAAVATVLCVHPRRQRDALDGWLAARSAQRLGDGGGEALRFCDAGGRECWRLYLLPDSDFLAWDDVAAAMPDAAAAIRPAVVPALARWWRRLRGGRRAQALRLRVLRDADGHCVLLADPAELSPLGLAQARRIAAGEGARLDECADACCCLASGAGRR; encoded by the coding sequence ATGCGCGCCGCGCCGGCGTCCGCCTTCGCCTTGTTGCCGCAGCGCGGCGGCGCGCGCGCCGCGCTGCCCGCGCCGGAGCGGCTGGCGGCGGTGGCGACGGTGCTGTGCGTGCATCCGCGTCGCCAGCGCGACGCCCTCGACGGTTGGCTGGCGGCGCGCAGCGCGCAACGCCTGGGCGACGGCGGTGGCGAAGCGCTGCGTTTTTGCGACGCCGGCGGGCGCGAGTGCTGGCGGCTGTACCTGCTGCCGGACAGCGACTTCCTGGCCTGGGACGACGTCGCCGCGGCGATGCCCGACGCGGCCGCGGCGATCCGCCCGGCCGTGGTCCCGGCGCTGGCGCGCTGGTGGCGGCGCCTGCGCGGCGGGCGCCGCGCGCAGGCGCTGCGCTTGCGGGTGCTGCGCGATGCCGACGGCCACTGCGTACTGCTCGCCGATCCGGCCGAGCTGTCGCCGCTGGGCCTGGCCCAGGCGCGGAGGATCGCCGCCGGCGAGGGCGCGCGCCTGGACGAATGCGCCGACGCCTGCTGTTGCCTGGCCTCGGGCGCCGGCCGGCGTTGA
- a CDS encoding potassium channel beta subunit family protein: MQYRRLGSSGLQVSALSFGAWVTFGAQIGRDTARELIAAAWDHGVNFFDNAEGYANGEAERVMGEAIAELGLPRDGYCVSSKVFFGAEAEPRPTQRGLSRKHVVEACHAALKRLRVEHLDLYFCHRPDPDTPVEETVWAMDSLVRQGKVLYWGTSEWPAALIREAHKIARAHHLQPPSMEQPQYNLLHRERVELEYAPLYAELGLGATIWSPLASGLLTGKYRAGFEGESRLGHADKEWLRRVAVGESGQRRLERVTAFVELAQELGVAPASLAIAWCLRNPHVSTAILGASRVEQLLQNLGALEVKLEDAQWQRVEAVTR; the protein is encoded by the coding sequence ATGCAATACCGTCGACTGGGTTCGTCCGGCTTGCAGGTATCCGCGCTGTCGTTCGGCGCCTGGGTCACCTTCGGCGCGCAGATCGGCCGCGACACTGCGCGCGAGCTGATCGCCGCGGCGTGGGACCACGGCGTCAATTTCTTCGACAACGCCGAGGGCTACGCCAACGGCGAGGCCGAGCGGGTCATGGGCGAGGCGATCGCCGAGCTGGGCCTGCCGCGCGACGGCTATTGCGTGTCGAGCAAGGTGTTCTTCGGCGCCGAGGCCGAGCCGCGGCCGACCCAGCGCGGCCTGTCGCGCAAGCATGTGGTCGAGGCCTGCCATGCCGCGCTCAAGCGGCTGCGGGTGGAGCACCTGGACCTGTATTTCTGCCACCGCCCCGACCCGGACACGCCGGTGGAGGAAACGGTGTGGGCGATGGATTCGCTGGTGCGCCAGGGCAAGGTGCTGTACTGGGGCACGTCGGAATGGCCGGCGGCGCTGATCCGCGAAGCGCACAAGATCGCCCGCGCCCATCATCTGCAGCCGCCGAGCATGGAGCAGCCGCAGTACAACCTGCTGCATCGCGAACGCGTCGAGCTCGAATACGCGCCGCTGTACGCCGAACTCGGCCTCGGCGCGACGATCTGGTCGCCGCTGGCCTCGGGCCTGCTGACCGGCAAATACCGCGCCGGTTTCGAGGGCGAGAGCCGGCTCGGCCACGCCGACAAGGAGTGGTTGCGGCGGGTCGCGGTCGGCGAGAGCGGGCAGCGCCGGCTGGAGCGGGTGACGGCGTTCGTCGAACTGGCGCAGGAACTGGGCGTGGCGCCGGCGTCGCTGGCGATCGCCTGGTGCCTGCGCAATCCGCACGTGTCCACCGCGATCCTCGGCGCGAGCCGAGTCGAGCAGTTGCTGCAGAACCTGGGGGCGCTGGAAGTGAAGCTGGAAGACGCGCAATGGCAGAGGGTGGAAGCGGTCACACGTTGA